The proteins below are encoded in one region of Chrysemys picta bellii isolate R12L10 chromosome 4, ASM1138683v2, whole genome shotgun sequence:
- the KCNC4 gene encoding potassium voltage-gated channel subfamily C member 4 isoform X2 — protein MISSVCVSSYRGRKSGNKPPSKTCLKEEMAKGEESDKITINVGGTRHETYKSTLRTLPGTRLAWLADPDAQSNFDFDGKSNEFFFDRHPGIFSYVLNYYRTGKLHCPADICGPLFEEELTYWGIDETDVEPCCWMTYRQHRDAEEALDIFESPEPGAGGEEAEEEGGREMALQRLGMDDRSPGAAGATGGGGCCRNWQPRMWALFEDPYSSRAARVVAFASLFFILVSITTFCLETHEAFNRNVNVTETMVVGNTTRVLLTNKVETEPVLTYIEGVCVLWFTLEFLVRIICCPDKLLFIKNLLNIIDFVAILPFYLEVGLSGLSSKAARDVLGFLRVVRFVRILRIFKLTRHFVGLRVLGHTLRASTNEFLLLIIFLALGVLIFATMIYYAERIGAKPSDPSGSDHTHFKNIPIGFWWAVVTMTTLGYGDMYPKTWSGMLVGALCALAGVLTIAMPVPVIVNNFGMYYSLAMAKQKLPKKKKKHIPRPAPLDSPTYCKSEDNSPRNSTQSDTCPLAAEEVVVERKRSDSKQNGDANTVLSDEEQPLSSSHEEKRPMRRSSTRDKTKKAATCFLLNAGDFSCAADGGIRKAKNNWPFPTSSSYPNLHQPRIQPMELLRDLTE, from the exons ATGATCAGCTCGGTGTGTGTCTCATCGTACCGTGGGCGCAAGTCTGGGAACAAACCACCCTCTAAAACATGCCTGAAGGAAGAGATGGCCAAAGGGGAAGAGTCGGACAAGATCACCATAAATGTAGGGGGCACCAGGCATGAGACCTACAAGAGCACATTGCGGACGTTGCCTGGCACCCGCCTGGCTTGGTTGGCCGACCCCGATGCCCAGAGCAACTTTGACTTTGATGGCAAGAGCAACGAGTTCTTCTTTGACCGCCACCCGGGCATCTTCTCCTATGTGCTCAACTACTACCGCACGGGCAAGCTGCACTGTCCCGCCGACATCTGCGGGCCCCTCTTTGAGGAGGAGCTGACCTACTGGGGCATCGACGAGACCGAcgtggagccctgctgctggatgACCTACAGGCAGCACCGCGATGCCGAGGAGGCGCTGGACATCTTTGAGAGCCCCGAgcccggggcagggggagaggaggccgaggaggaagggggcagggagatggcCCTCCAGCGCCTGGGCATGGACGACAGGTCGCCGGGGGCTGCTGGGGCCACAGGAGGGGGTGGATGCTGCCGCAACTGGCAGCCTAGGATGTGGGCGCTCTTCGAGGATCCCTACTCGTCCAGGGCAGCAAGG GTAGTTGCCTTCGCCTCACTCTTCTTCATCCTGGTCTCCATCACAACGTTCTGCCTGGAGACACATGAGGCCTTTAATAGAAATGTCAACGTGACTGAGACGATGGTGGTTGGCAACACCACAAGGGTCCTGCTGACAAATAAGGTGGAGACGGAGCCTGTCCTCACCTACATCGAGGGGGTGTGTGTCCTGTGGTTCACGCTGGAGTTCCTGGTGCGCATCATTTGCTGCCCAGATAAGCTGCTCTTCATCAAGAACCTGCTCAACATCATTGACTTTGTGGCTATCTTGCCCTTCTACCTGGAGGTAGGCCTCAGTGGCCTGTCCTCCAAGGCTGCCCGGGACGTGCTGGGCTTCCTGAGGGTGGTCCGTTTCGTCCGGATCCTCCGGATCTTCAAGCTGACGCGGCACTTTGTGGGGCTCCGGGTGCTAGGCCACACGCTCCGGGCCAGTACCAATGAGTTCTTGCTCCTCATCATCTTCCTGGCCTTGGGGGTCTTGATCTTTGCTACAATGATCTACTATGCCGAGCGGATTGGGGCCAAGCCATCCGACCCCAGCGGCAGCGACCACACTCACTTTAAGAACATCCCCATTGGGTTCTGGTGGGCGGTGGTCACCATGACAACGCTGGGCTATGGTGACATGTACCCCAAGACCTGGTCGGGCATGCTGGTGGGGGCGCTGTGTGCCCTGGCCGGGGTGCTGACCATCGCCATGCCAGTGCCTGTCATCGTCAACAACTTTGGAATGTACTACTCACTAGCTATGGCCAAGCAGAAGCtcccaaagaagaagaaaaagcatATACCCCGTCCAGCCCCACTGGACTCCCCCACATACTGCAAGTCCGAGGACAACTCGCCCCGCAACAGCACGCAGAGTGACACCTGCCCCCTGGCAgcggaggaggtggtggtggagagAAAGCGATCAG ACTCCAAGCAGAACGGCGATGCCAACACAGTGCTGTCAGACGAGGAGCAGCCCCTCTCGTCCTCACACGAGGAGAAGCGGCCGATGAGGCGCTCCAGCACCAGGGACAAAACCAAGAAAGCGGCCACCTGCTTTCTGCTGAACGCTGGCGATTTCTCCTGTGCGGCCGATGGCGGCATCCGGAAAG CAAAAAACAATTGGCCTTTTCCAACTAGCTCCAGTTAccctaatttacaccagccaaggatcCAGCCAATGGAGTTACTGAGAGATCTGACTGAGTAG
- the KCNC4 gene encoding potassium voltage-gated channel subfamily C member 4 isoform X4, which translates to MISSVCVSSYRGRKSGNKPPSKTCLKEEMAKGEESDKITINVGGTRHETYKSTLRTLPGTRLAWLADPDAQSNFDFDGKSNEFFFDRHPGIFSYVLNYYRTGKLHCPADICGPLFEEELTYWGIDETDVEPCCWMTYRQHRDAEEALDIFESPEPGAGGEEAEEEGGREMALQRLGMDDRSPGAAGATGGGGCCRNWQPRMWALFEDPYSSRAARVVAFASLFFILVSITTFCLETHEAFNRNVNVTETMVVGNTTRVLLTNKVETEPVLTYIEGVCVLWFTLEFLVRIICCPDKLLFIKNLLNIIDFVAILPFYLEVGLSGLSSKAARDVLGFLRVVRFVRILRIFKLTRHFVGLRVLGHTLRASTNEFLLLIIFLALGVLIFATMIYYAERIGAKPSDPSGSDHTHFKNIPIGFWWAVVTMTTLGYGDMYPKTWSGMLVGALCALAGVLTIAMPVPVIVNNFGMYYSLAMAKQKLPKKKKKHIPRPAPLDSPTYCKSEDNSPRNSTQSDTCPLAAEEVVVERKRSDSKQNGDANTVLSDEEQPLSSSHEEKRPMRRSSTRDKTKKAATCFLLNAGDFSCAADGGIRKGLSNPL; encoded by the exons ATGATCAGCTCGGTGTGTGTCTCATCGTACCGTGGGCGCAAGTCTGGGAACAAACCACCCTCTAAAACATGCCTGAAGGAAGAGATGGCCAAAGGGGAAGAGTCGGACAAGATCACCATAAATGTAGGGGGCACCAGGCATGAGACCTACAAGAGCACATTGCGGACGTTGCCTGGCACCCGCCTGGCTTGGTTGGCCGACCCCGATGCCCAGAGCAACTTTGACTTTGATGGCAAGAGCAACGAGTTCTTCTTTGACCGCCACCCGGGCATCTTCTCCTATGTGCTCAACTACTACCGCACGGGCAAGCTGCACTGTCCCGCCGACATCTGCGGGCCCCTCTTTGAGGAGGAGCTGACCTACTGGGGCATCGACGAGACCGAcgtggagccctgctgctggatgACCTACAGGCAGCACCGCGATGCCGAGGAGGCGCTGGACATCTTTGAGAGCCCCGAgcccggggcagggggagaggaggccgaggaggaagggggcagggagatggcCCTCCAGCGCCTGGGCATGGACGACAGGTCGCCGGGGGCTGCTGGGGCCACAGGAGGGGGTGGATGCTGCCGCAACTGGCAGCCTAGGATGTGGGCGCTCTTCGAGGATCCCTACTCGTCCAGGGCAGCAAGG GTAGTTGCCTTCGCCTCACTCTTCTTCATCCTGGTCTCCATCACAACGTTCTGCCTGGAGACACATGAGGCCTTTAATAGAAATGTCAACGTGACTGAGACGATGGTGGTTGGCAACACCACAAGGGTCCTGCTGACAAATAAGGTGGAGACGGAGCCTGTCCTCACCTACATCGAGGGGGTGTGTGTCCTGTGGTTCACGCTGGAGTTCCTGGTGCGCATCATTTGCTGCCCAGATAAGCTGCTCTTCATCAAGAACCTGCTCAACATCATTGACTTTGTGGCTATCTTGCCCTTCTACCTGGAGGTAGGCCTCAGTGGCCTGTCCTCCAAGGCTGCCCGGGACGTGCTGGGCTTCCTGAGGGTGGTCCGTTTCGTCCGGATCCTCCGGATCTTCAAGCTGACGCGGCACTTTGTGGGGCTCCGGGTGCTAGGCCACACGCTCCGGGCCAGTACCAATGAGTTCTTGCTCCTCATCATCTTCCTGGCCTTGGGGGTCTTGATCTTTGCTACAATGATCTACTATGCCGAGCGGATTGGGGCCAAGCCATCCGACCCCAGCGGCAGCGACCACACTCACTTTAAGAACATCCCCATTGGGTTCTGGTGGGCGGTGGTCACCATGACAACGCTGGGCTATGGTGACATGTACCCCAAGACCTGGTCGGGCATGCTGGTGGGGGCGCTGTGTGCCCTGGCCGGGGTGCTGACCATCGCCATGCCAGTGCCTGTCATCGTCAACAACTTTGGAATGTACTACTCACTAGCTATGGCCAAGCAGAAGCtcccaaagaagaagaaaaagcatATACCCCGTCCAGCCCCACTGGACTCCCCCACATACTGCAAGTCCGAGGACAACTCGCCCCGCAACAGCACGCAGAGTGACACCTGCCCCCTGGCAgcggaggaggtggtggtggagagAAAGCGATCAG ACTCCAAGCAGAACGGCGATGCCAACACAGTGCTGTCAGACGAGGAGCAGCCCCTCTCGTCCTCACACGAGGAGAAGCGGCCGATGAGGCGCTCCAGCACCAGGGACAAAACCAAGAAAGCGGCCACCTGCTTTCTGCTGAACGCTGGCGATTTCTCCTGTGCGGCCGATGGCGGCATCCGGAAAG
- the KCNC4 gene encoding potassium voltage-gated channel subfamily C member 4 isoform X1 translates to MISSVCVSSYRGRKSGNKPPSKTCLKEEMAKGEESDKITINVGGTRHETYKSTLRTLPGTRLAWLADPDAQSNFDFDGKSNEFFFDRHPGIFSYVLNYYRTGKLHCPADICGPLFEEELTYWGIDETDVEPCCWMTYRQHRDAEEALDIFESPEPGAGGEEAEEEGGREMALQRLGMDDRSPGAAGATGGGGCCRNWQPRMWALFEDPYSSRAARVVAFASLFFILVSITTFCLETHEAFNRNVNVTETMVVGNTTRVLLTNKVETEPVLTYIEGVCVLWFTLEFLVRIICCPDKLLFIKNLLNIIDFVAILPFYLEVGLSGLSSKAARDVLGFLRVVRFVRILRIFKLTRHFVGLRVLGHTLRASTNEFLLLIIFLALGVLIFATMIYYAERIGAKPSDPSGSDHTHFKNIPIGFWWAVVTMTTLGYGDMYPKTWSGMLVGALCALAGVLTIAMPVPVIVNNFGMYYSLAMAKQKLPKKKKKHIPRPAPLDSPTYCKSEDNSPRNSTQSDTCPLAAEEVVVERKRSDSKQNGDANTVLSDEEQPLSSSHEEKRPMRRSSTRDKTKKAATCFLLNAGDFSCAADGGIRKGKEWNSQPIFCWRERSSYRFILFSFLHGIDGKICLNLLVIRMKLFEEQTKIT, encoded by the exons ATGATCAGCTCGGTGTGTGTCTCATCGTACCGTGGGCGCAAGTCTGGGAACAAACCACCCTCTAAAACATGCCTGAAGGAAGAGATGGCCAAAGGGGAAGAGTCGGACAAGATCACCATAAATGTAGGGGGCACCAGGCATGAGACCTACAAGAGCACATTGCGGACGTTGCCTGGCACCCGCCTGGCTTGGTTGGCCGACCCCGATGCCCAGAGCAACTTTGACTTTGATGGCAAGAGCAACGAGTTCTTCTTTGACCGCCACCCGGGCATCTTCTCCTATGTGCTCAACTACTACCGCACGGGCAAGCTGCACTGTCCCGCCGACATCTGCGGGCCCCTCTTTGAGGAGGAGCTGACCTACTGGGGCATCGACGAGACCGAcgtggagccctgctgctggatgACCTACAGGCAGCACCGCGATGCCGAGGAGGCGCTGGACATCTTTGAGAGCCCCGAgcccggggcagggggagaggaggccgaggaggaagggggcagggagatggcCCTCCAGCGCCTGGGCATGGACGACAGGTCGCCGGGGGCTGCTGGGGCCACAGGAGGGGGTGGATGCTGCCGCAACTGGCAGCCTAGGATGTGGGCGCTCTTCGAGGATCCCTACTCGTCCAGGGCAGCAAGG GTAGTTGCCTTCGCCTCACTCTTCTTCATCCTGGTCTCCATCACAACGTTCTGCCTGGAGACACATGAGGCCTTTAATAGAAATGTCAACGTGACTGAGACGATGGTGGTTGGCAACACCACAAGGGTCCTGCTGACAAATAAGGTGGAGACGGAGCCTGTCCTCACCTACATCGAGGGGGTGTGTGTCCTGTGGTTCACGCTGGAGTTCCTGGTGCGCATCATTTGCTGCCCAGATAAGCTGCTCTTCATCAAGAACCTGCTCAACATCATTGACTTTGTGGCTATCTTGCCCTTCTACCTGGAGGTAGGCCTCAGTGGCCTGTCCTCCAAGGCTGCCCGGGACGTGCTGGGCTTCCTGAGGGTGGTCCGTTTCGTCCGGATCCTCCGGATCTTCAAGCTGACGCGGCACTTTGTGGGGCTCCGGGTGCTAGGCCACACGCTCCGGGCCAGTACCAATGAGTTCTTGCTCCTCATCATCTTCCTGGCCTTGGGGGTCTTGATCTTTGCTACAATGATCTACTATGCCGAGCGGATTGGGGCCAAGCCATCCGACCCCAGCGGCAGCGACCACACTCACTTTAAGAACATCCCCATTGGGTTCTGGTGGGCGGTGGTCACCATGACAACGCTGGGCTATGGTGACATGTACCCCAAGACCTGGTCGGGCATGCTGGTGGGGGCGCTGTGTGCCCTGGCCGGGGTGCTGACCATCGCCATGCCAGTGCCTGTCATCGTCAACAACTTTGGAATGTACTACTCACTAGCTATGGCCAAGCAGAAGCtcccaaagaagaagaaaaagcatATACCCCGTCCAGCCCCACTGGACTCCCCCACATACTGCAAGTCCGAGGACAACTCGCCCCGCAACAGCACGCAGAGTGACACCTGCCCCCTGGCAgcggaggaggtggtggtggagagAAAGCGATCAG ACTCCAAGCAGAACGGCGATGCCAACACAGTGCTGTCAGACGAGGAGCAGCCCCTCTCGTCCTCACACGAGGAGAAGCGGCCGATGAGGCGCTCCAGCACCAGGGACAAAACCAAGAAAGCGGCCACCTGCTTTCTGCTGAACGCTGGCGATTTCTCCTGTGCGGCCGATGGCGGCATCCGGAAAG
- the KCNC4 gene encoding potassium voltage-gated channel subfamily C member 4 isoform X3: MISSVCVSSYRGRKSGNKPPSKTCLKEEMAKGEESDKITINVGGTRHETYKSTLRTLPGTRLAWLADPDAQSNFDFDGKSNEFFFDRHPGIFSYVLNYYRTGKLHCPADICGPLFEEELTYWGIDETDVEPCCWMTYRQHRDAEEALDIFESPEPGAGGEEAEEEGGREMALQRLGMDDRSPGAAGATGGGGCCRNWQPRMWALFEDPYSSRAARVVAFASLFFILVSITTFCLETHEAFNRNVNVTETMVVGNTTRVLLTNKVETEPVLTYIEGVCVLWFTLEFLVRIICCPDKLLFIKNLLNIIDFVAILPFYLEVGLSGLSSKAARDVLGFLRVVRFVRILRIFKLTRHFVGLRVLGHTLRASTNEFLLLIIFLALGVLIFATMIYYAERIGAKPSDPSGSDHTHFKNIPIGFWWAVVTMTTLGYGDMYPKTWSGMLVGALCALAGVLTIAMPVPVIVNNFGMYYSLAMAKQKLPKKKKKHIPRPAPLDSPTYCKSEDNSPRNSTQSDTCPLAAEEVVVERKRSDSKQNGDANTVLSDEEQPLSSSHEEKRPMRRSSTRDKTKKAATCFLLNAGDFSCAADGGIRKAADFCASFLTLQLCPYLVRPSDRAF; this comes from the exons ATGATCAGCTCGGTGTGTGTCTCATCGTACCGTGGGCGCAAGTCTGGGAACAAACCACCCTCTAAAACATGCCTGAAGGAAGAGATGGCCAAAGGGGAAGAGTCGGACAAGATCACCATAAATGTAGGGGGCACCAGGCATGAGACCTACAAGAGCACATTGCGGACGTTGCCTGGCACCCGCCTGGCTTGGTTGGCCGACCCCGATGCCCAGAGCAACTTTGACTTTGATGGCAAGAGCAACGAGTTCTTCTTTGACCGCCACCCGGGCATCTTCTCCTATGTGCTCAACTACTACCGCACGGGCAAGCTGCACTGTCCCGCCGACATCTGCGGGCCCCTCTTTGAGGAGGAGCTGACCTACTGGGGCATCGACGAGACCGAcgtggagccctgctgctggatgACCTACAGGCAGCACCGCGATGCCGAGGAGGCGCTGGACATCTTTGAGAGCCCCGAgcccggggcagggggagaggaggccgaggaggaagggggcagggagatggcCCTCCAGCGCCTGGGCATGGACGACAGGTCGCCGGGGGCTGCTGGGGCCACAGGAGGGGGTGGATGCTGCCGCAACTGGCAGCCTAGGATGTGGGCGCTCTTCGAGGATCCCTACTCGTCCAGGGCAGCAAGG GTAGTTGCCTTCGCCTCACTCTTCTTCATCCTGGTCTCCATCACAACGTTCTGCCTGGAGACACATGAGGCCTTTAATAGAAATGTCAACGTGACTGAGACGATGGTGGTTGGCAACACCACAAGGGTCCTGCTGACAAATAAGGTGGAGACGGAGCCTGTCCTCACCTACATCGAGGGGGTGTGTGTCCTGTGGTTCACGCTGGAGTTCCTGGTGCGCATCATTTGCTGCCCAGATAAGCTGCTCTTCATCAAGAACCTGCTCAACATCATTGACTTTGTGGCTATCTTGCCCTTCTACCTGGAGGTAGGCCTCAGTGGCCTGTCCTCCAAGGCTGCCCGGGACGTGCTGGGCTTCCTGAGGGTGGTCCGTTTCGTCCGGATCCTCCGGATCTTCAAGCTGACGCGGCACTTTGTGGGGCTCCGGGTGCTAGGCCACACGCTCCGGGCCAGTACCAATGAGTTCTTGCTCCTCATCATCTTCCTGGCCTTGGGGGTCTTGATCTTTGCTACAATGATCTACTATGCCGAGCGGATTGGGGCCAAGCCATCCGACCCCAGCGGCAGCGACCACACTCACTTTAAGAACATCCCCATTGGGTTCTGGTGGGCGGTGGTCACCATGACAACGCTGGGCTATGGTGACATGTACCCCAAGACCTGGTCGGGCATGCTGGTGGGGGCGCTGTGTGCCCTGGCCGGGGTGCTGACCATCGCCATGCCAGTGCCTGTCATCGTCAACAACTTTGGAATGTACTACTCACTAGCTATGGCCAAGCAGAAGCtcccaaagaagaagaaaaagcatATACCCCGTCCAGCCCCACTGGACTCCCCCACATACTGCAAGTCCGAGGACAACTCGCCCCGCAACAGCACGCAGAGTGACACCTGCCCCCTGGCAgcggaggaggtggtggtggagagAAAGCGATCAG ACTCCAAGCAGAACGGCGATGCCAACACAGTGCTGTCAGACGAGGAGCAGCCCCTCTCGTCCTCACACGAGGAGAAGCGGCCGATGAGGCGCTCCAGCACCAGGGACAAAACCAAGAAAGCGGCCACCTGCTTTCTGCTGAACGCTGGCGATTTCTCCTGTGCGGCCGATGGCGGCATCCGGAAAG CTGCTGACTTTTGTGCCAGCTTCCTTACCCTCCAGCTCTGCCCATACCTTGTTCGTCCATCAGACAGGGCATTCTGA